GCTCCTCCCCTTCCCCGGAATGTCAGTGTAAATGGACATTTTAACCACAGCGGACTTTACATTGAAACACAACATGAAACTGTGCTGTTCAGCTGCTGTGTCCGGAACGAGAGCACATGGCAAAACAAAGACACAACATCAAAATCCAGCTCCTCGACACCAGGCATCTTCTCAGCAGGACCTTCTGAAGGAAAAAGCAAAAGCggttttaatcacacacactggccaAACAGAAGCCACTGCTTTGCTCACTTCAAGGACATTCAGAGAATGTCTCCAACAACAGGTGAAGTTCCTCAAGTCATGctcttttttatcattttaacagTGCCAATATAAAACCATGGAGATCAGATAGGTGGAGATGTGTCGGTTGTGGAGGCATCACAGTAAGGTGTAGACGTGTCAGTTGTGGAGGCATCACAGTAAGGTGTAGACGTGTCAGTTGTGGAGGCATCACAGTAAGGTGTAGATGTGTCGGTTGTGGAGCGATCACAGAAAGGTGTAGATGTGTCGGTTGTGGAGGGATCACAGAAAGGTGTAGATGTGTCGGTTGTGGAGGGATCACAGAAAGGTGTAGACGTGTTGGTTGTGGAGGGATCACAGAAAGGTGTAGACGTGTCGGTTGTGGAGGGATCACAGAAAGGTGTAGATGTGTCGGTTGTGGAGGGATCACAGAAAGGTGTAGATGTGTCGGTTGTGGAGCGATCACAGAAAGGTGTAGATGTGTCGGTTGTGGAGGCATCACAGAAAGGTGTAGATGTGTCGGTTGTGGAGGGATCACAGAAAGGTGTAGACGTGTCGGTTGTGGAGGGATCACAGAAAGGTGTAGACGTGTCGGTTGTGGAGGCATCACAGAAAGGTGTAGACGTGTTGGTTGTGGAGGCATCACAGAAAGGTGTAGACGTGTCAGTTGTGGAGGCATCACAGAAAGGTGTAGACGTGTTGGTTGTGGAGGCATCACAGAAAGGTGTAGATGTGTTGGTTGTGGAGGCATCACAGAAAGGTGTAGACATGTCGGTTGTGGAGGCATCACAGAAAGGTGTAGACATGTCGGTTGTGGAGGCATCACAGAAAGGTGTAGACATGTCGGTTGTGGAGGCATCACAGAAAGGTGTAGACATGTCGGTTGTGGAGGCATCACAGAAAGGTGTAGACATGTCGGTTGTGGAGGCATCACAGAAAGGTGTAGACATGTCGGTTGTGGAGGCATCACAGAAAGGTGTAGACATGTCGGTTGTGGAGGCATCACAGAAAGGTGTAGACATGTCGGTTGTGGAGGCATCACAGAAAGGTGTAGACATGTCGGTTGTGGAGGCAACCCTGCTGATTCTGCTGGTCTGGTCTGGGTGTGCTACCATCTTTCTGGTATTGCACAACTAACCTGTTCTCACAGTAGCAGTGAGGCAGCATGACAAGCCAACTTTTGCTACATCATTACTCACATTTGAAAAACAGGGCTCGAGCCCTGTTTCATATTTAGACTCCTAGTGGAGTTTTCTTCCACATCCAGACAACAaaacctgtatttttttttttgacctgcTACTCAGGCTGCAGACAAGCTGGAGCTGGACTCCCTAAGGGGGATATAGCTGCAGGCAAAGTGCAGATTATTCTCACACAAGTCCAAGTCATAGACCGGGTGAATGACTTGGCAGTTGTCTCAATCTGAAGCTCCAATTTAGCACATCACAAGTCAGAGAAGTGATAGAGTCTGTTACTACAGTGGTACCACTGATACTACTACCACAGTACTAGTGGAAGTTTTTCTACCTCATGGCTTCAGGGTCCCTGATTCGATCCGAAACTGTGGAGTTTTGCCAAATGtgggtttcctttgggttcCCTGGTTTTCAGGGGTACAACAAATTGCCCccagttgtgttgtgtttggtgCCCTGGAACAGACGGATGTCCCACCCTGTGTATACCTCAGGGATGTGGTAGCAGAGTCTACACTAATCCGGATAAATTTATCAACAACTTTTTCGCCTAAAAACACTTCGCGTCCACATTAAAGTTTTAATCGTTTCCCAAAagttggtcattcacactgaAACGTGTGAAAATGCTTACGTCCCTGTACAGCACATGTGTACAATGTAAGATGCTGTAAGATTTCCACCTGGCCTTTATTTACTTTCTGACTCTTTCAAAAACGTCAAGGCAATATGTTGAGGAAAAGCATAATTTTGTCCACCTGACTAAAAAGGTGTCATCGTTTTCGAAAGCCTCCGTTTTCACAGGCCACACTACGACATGAAAATGCCATTTTCaaataagcatttttaaaaagaaaggctGATTAAAAACGCTGTTTCAGTGTGGACAGGAAGGTCAAATCGGACAGAAAAATATgcgtttttaaacaaaactgtaTTACTGTGGACATGGCCTCAGTGCTTAaggtattggactactgattggaaggttgtgagttcaaatcccaggtccaccaagctgctaatgctgggcccttgagcaaggcccttaagcctcaattgctcagttgtataaaatccagTCATTCTGGATTGTATGTAACTGTACCAGCCTTGCACCTAGTGTTCCTGGGAGTTTCCTCAACCCAGACTATGAtcaagaatgaatgaatagtaCTTCCTCTAAatatatttagagagagagagattttgagagagagatagaagctTGTATCATCTGGCCGTTGCTTTTATCTTTCTACGCATTTCTCAGCACTGAATCATGACTCCATTGCCTTCATGCTGAGTTTTAGAAAATTCCAGGATCTAGCCTCCCTCGAGACAACTGCCCACGTATTCAATATCAATTTACCTCTTTCTGTCtactcttactcactctctccatccctccctccctaccTCTCTATCCTCATCATTCCTCCAGTCTAAAGGTTAGCCAAGGCCATATTTCATCCTGTCTATCGATTCTGGCACGGACAACGACAGCAGCGCTTCATATTTCACCTCTGCTGCTGATAAATTTATTGCCTCAATACGTCCCTCTAATCTGCTGAGAGTCGGCCTGCTGCAAAGCCACAAATCCCTTCAGGCAGTCGGAGTCATTTGGGGAGAGAAAGTTAGCGTGGAGACGGAAAGTAAAGAGAAAAGGATGTGAAAGCAGCGAGGGTTCATTCGGATTAGGTGCAGAATGAATGAGGACCATTTTTAATATCACACATGCTTCATATCCTCTTACAAAAAGTTACATGAGTCACATGatttttcagtctttttttattttcatgtgatttGTATGTTGATTtccataatttattttttctctatgattttatcatttcttattttattttctctttttttttttcttaatttatttttagatttaaatttCACAAATGTAGTgcgtatttttttaaatatatatttacatgccATTTTCCCCACGTTATTTACTTACTGTCGCGTGTTAGTTTTTCACATTTCACGTGTTCATTTTCTTGTGATTTTCTAAATGATTCACTTATTTTTATCGATGGattttttacacaatttttcttttatttccgcgtgattttttccccacatgatttattgatttttttttaattgtgatgttttaattttttaatttgcgACTTATTTGCCATTTTTAGTTTGTGATTCTTTCCAAATGATTAGATTTCTCATATTTGATTTTCCACATGATCCTACATTTAcatgatttttacattttcacgtTTTCTCTCATTACATTCACGTCATCTGGAATTTTTTAACTAGAATACGCAATTTCAGGATATAAGAGTTTCAAGCATACCTTTACCCACGATATGAGATGTATTTGGTAAGGCTGCTCTTGACGACTCATCCCCCTGTGTTCTCAGCGAAGCCTTGGAGTGTCAGTACCATCGTGTGGTTGGttctggtgatgatggtggtcataTTGGTCCTTCTGGGAGTCAGGGAGCAGGTCTTTAAGAACAGATATTGCTGCCAAAGTAAGTCTATTAACCCAAAATATGTAGCTAAGTGTGAGGTGGCTTGTGCCATTCCTCGAGTTGTGAGAGGATACGAACCCTGCCTGACCTCTCTACATTTCCAGAAAAGGTGAAACCGGTTCGACGTCCTCCTAAACTGAAGACATTTTCCCAACGCAGAGTTAAATGTGAGTGATTAAAGTACTTCCAGACACATTGGTGAACCATTTGAGCAGATCTGGAATTGTTGCTGGAGTGGAAACATCTTTTGTACCTGTGATGGTAAAATGTGGTGAAGCTTTAATCACATTTTAGTCCTTCAGGTGTACCTTaaatatatgtagatgtatTATATTCACGTTACTACACTATAAAAGCACAAATGTTAATGATACATTTTTGATGGCACCACCCCAGTGACAAGGAAAGCTGTGACTGTGATAACTTTCTTTCCAAGAGTGTACCACATTGACCAGCGGCACTATgcttctctcattttcttcttcagCTTTAGGTGATTTGCCTGACAATGTATCAGTGTTAAGCATTgaaggtaagtgtgtgtttgtgtttgtgtctgtaggAATAGATTTTGTTGGCTTATCCAGTGGGGTGGGTTTGTGCGGTGCTTCGCCTACTAAGCCATTACCATAAGTCATCTAACAAACGACAACATTCAAATGTAAATTCTTTCTTAATCCTTTCTGAGTGACCAgggatttaaagaaaaaaaaaaaacatttcttcatGGACTtcatggactttgctttgtgcacaggagcattgtcatgctgcaaCGGGTTCAATTCCAGTGCAGAAAAAGTTtaacacacattctatacaactgCATCCAAAACAGTAACATCTAAAACTGCTCTGCTGTTGACTCTCAGACTTCTAATGCAGggctaattttttaaaaaaattcactaGATAGCAGACTACAGCATAAATCAAGTGTGATAACATCTTCTCCTGACCCAGCAAACACTAGGTCCAGGAGCTGCTCCTGGACTTTTGGAAGATTTTTGTAGGCACAAAATAAAGAAAGCCTACCCTTTCTTCTATCCCCTCTGGAAATATACGACTCTCCGGGGCTAAAAGAAAaagcttataaataaataaatataccgAACTTTGAGGATCGCCTGAAAGGAACACACATAACTCGATAAGACGAGTTCTAGAGAACAAAGGTTTTCTTGGGACATTGAGCATGAACATTGTGTTTCTATCATAACTGACAGGCTTTAAAACGTTTCCGTCACATATCTGTGTGCAGATGTAGAACTCTTCCTGGAGAAGACGCCATCAGATTACTCAAGAGGTAAGAAAAAGGCACTAGTTTTCTGATGTAATCTCTTACCCTTCATAAACTCACACCGGGATTTGTGCTAATAATTCATGCTGGCTTTGAAGTTTAgatcaaaaaatatttaaaaaaaaaataaataaaactacttTCTAGGCTATTTCCTTTGATATTTGGGTTCTTAGCCACAAATGACCAGTGTCAaccttccattaaaaaaaatgatcagaacAGAGAGAATTGTTCATCCCTATATCTAGTCTAGAACTGGTTTTTAAACTGGGTCTTCGACTCCCAGACCTGGTCTCATTACTTAGAGTCTTGGTCTTTATTAGTCAAAGTCTTGGCCTACGTCTCATTACTCAGTCCCTTGGTCTGGGTTAATCAGGGGCCTTGGTATGGGTTAGTCAGGGTCTTAGCCTGGGTTAGACAGGGTCTTGATCTGGGCTAAACAGGGTCTGGGTTAATGAGGGGCCTTGGTCTGAGATAGTCAGGGTCTTGGTCTGGGTTAGTCAGGGTCATGGTCTGGGTTAGTCAAGGTCTTGGTTTGGGCTTAGTCAGTATCATGGTCTGGGTTAGTCAAGGTCTTGGTCAGGGTTAGTCAGGGTCTTGGTGTGGGCTAGATGGGGCCGTGGTTTGGGTTAGACAGGGTTTTGGTTTGGGTTAGTCAGGGTCTTGGTCTGGGTTAGTCAGGGTCTTGGTCTTGGTTAGACAGGGTTTTGGTTTGGGTTAGATGGGGTCATGGTCTGGTTTAGACAGGGTTTTGGTTTGGGTTAGATGGGGTCATGGTCTGGTTTAGACAGGGTTTTGGTTTGGGTTAGATGGGGTCGTGGTCTGGTTTAGACAGGGTTTTGGTTTGGGTTAGATGGGGTCGTGGTCTGGTTTAGACAGGGTTTTGGTTTGGGTTAGATGGGGTCGTGGTCTGGTTTAGACAGGGTTTTGGTTTGGGTTAGATGGGGTCGTGGTCTGGGTTAATCAGGGTCTTAGTCTGGGTTAATTATTGGGCCTTGGTCTGAGTTAGTCAGGGTCTTGGTCTGGGTTATTCAGGGTCATGGTCTGGGATAATCAGGGTCTTGGTTTGGGGTTAGTCAGGATCTTGTTTTGGGGTTAGTCAGGGTCGTGGTCTGGGTtaatcagggtcatggtggggTCCATTCTGAATTGTGGTACACTGTTttagatttttgtttaaatccagACTAAAGTTTTCTTCCTTCCAGATCATGTAACTCATCAGAGAAAAGTCTCTTTGGTCTCCACAAAAAAGTTTCTTCACATCTTTCAGGAATCATCCAGGAGAGGTGAGAGCTGTGGAAAAGGTTGAATTAACTTTTAACCAAAGACACTTTAAAACTTGcagcagtgtttatgtgtatgagtCAGGATTTTTAATGTTTGCTGCAAAATACTACACATAAAACCTGAATGGAGTCTTCTCAATTCCTGCTTCATCTCTTTAACCAGGCCTGTCTCCAATTCCTGAGCTATCTGTGACAGGTACAGTATGAAATGTCTTTCATTTAAACATAACTTCCATCCTCGCATTATATCACGGTTGAAATATATACGCATCATTTCCTTTTCCTGCTACTTTTCTTTCTACATTTGGTGTTACATGTGCATGTGTCATACCTCACATGTTTCACTAGAAGAAAATGAGGATGAACATGATGAAGAAACGAGGTCTGATGGTGCAATAACAGAAGAAGGTTGgtaaccaccaccaccccccccTTATTTGGAAAACACCTGAGTATAGGGTATTGGGTATAGGttcattttcctttaatttttcaCCGATGGAACAAATAGCACTGGAGTTGAATGTACACTAGCATTTCAGtacatataattaaatattgttttatatatttatgaactgaattatttaatagacatgtgtgtgtgtgtgttttgtcttgcagagagtgaggtgtgtctGGACATCCCCTTAACACCAGCAAGCACACATTCTGAGAACTTCAGTAAGTCACTTTAGTAAGGTACTTCATTTTTAAAACAGCAGGAAACCTGGAATTAAtgggatttctttctttctttttctttctttcttagctTTCCTCCATCATCGTAGCCTCCCGTCGCTGGAaagctattattaatcaaaaaGTCCTGGAGGAATCGATATAAAAAGACGTCCAGCACTTTAATCGcagtgctatatatatatattttagcacAGCTGCATTAATTTTCCTCTCGCGGCTCATCTGCAGACTGTTAGCAAGCTCATTAGGTGATGATGTTATGATATGTCAACGTCTCGCTAATTTGTTTTTTGGGTCAGTGCAACTCTGTAAACAATGAGattttctgaaaagaaaattatGATTTACATGAAATTCGACGTCATTCCTAAATAAACATGCACTATTGATTAAGCACCGGCTAATCAGTGAGacgagaaaaacaacaaaaaaactcaCCTACGTTGCTTAACCTAAGGCTAAGAAACACCTGAGAAAACTAtagcatactgtatatattttatcatCTGAGACAGTTCTAACTAAAAACCTAACTAAAGAACAAAATTCctgtttctgtttgtctttgtttaGGGCGTATGCAGATGGAAAAGAGCAAGTTGCTAACTCAGATTAACAAACTACAACACTGATTAAGTAGCACGATGCTAACACGACACTAGATAAGGCTAACACCGCAGGGTAACACCACACAAGCTACAAATTATCTAAAAACTTTGCTTTGGTTAAGAAGAAGCTAAAACAGTAATAAACTCACCTCACCGGCACCTCGGAAGTCGTTTACTTAGCCTTGTAGGTCTACAGGTCATGCTAGCTAGCGTTAGCTCGTTGCTAACGAGCTACCTGTGCTTTGTACTTAGCATCTGCTCTTTAACTAGCAAACAATGACGTGTGtaaagatgaaataaatatataaaaacaatgacTGCCTAAAAACAATCCTGTGAAATAGGTATTATATTAATTacatctatttttttaaatggatgttaaaaaaataaatgtttaatttattgaagaacaataagtaaaaaaaactcTTCTATGCTGGAATGCTAATCTTAGATTCAGTTAATAGATcgttgtttgttcatttttttccttttaaaatctttaatattaattataaaagtataaaacatGGGAAAAAAATTACTTGTTGGTTATGTAAAAGTGACAATTTTGGCCTCGCACAAAATTTACGTTTTTtttcattactttattttttatttttttttatattttagtatttAATTTTTGTTGTGTATTCCATATtatttggattttaaaaaaataaataaataaatatataaatatatatatatatatatatatatatatataaaataaaaatgcaatttttATTCTACAAGACAACATTTATGTTTCGACTTTCATACAAAGTATTTCCACATGAATTTCTAGTCCGTAGAATTAACTTGATCCATGCTGTAGTGTTGTATACTATTATATACACTCATCGACCACTTtgttaggaacacctgcacgtTAATGCAATTATATAAGCAGCCAATCAGGTGAAAGCggtgatgtacagtgtgtacagtcatgcagatacaggtcaggagcttcagccgattagtttagattagagGCTGAATTTAATAACCTTAtgtataggtgttcctaataaagtggacagtgggGGGGGCgacaagaaagaaaacagtACTCATGTTTAATATCTGCATTTTGTTTGTATTAATGTTGCCAGTGTGAACCATTCTCAGTACAATTTTGTGTAGAATTTAATATAGAATTTCATCCTGGTTTCTTATACAATAGTGCACATTGTCtaaatagtatatatatatatatttttacaaaaCTTAACAAATGAAAACATGAACTTCAATGCACTTTAGAGAATTATTCGGAATAATCAGTAAATAAGATGTTCTCGAAAAATGACTCAATGACTGAGGTACGAAGCTCCGCCTTTAATTTGCTCACAGATCGACGCGGCAGACCGGGATTAAATATCACCATGGAATTGTATCAGTCAACAATATCTACAACACTGCTTTGCTGGTTAGTTTTCAAACATAAACGTGTGTTTGAAAACGCTGTGACGATTACCAACGCCAGTCTGAACCATGGAGAGATCGTGCAGATCTTTGCTAATTCTATAAATTCAGTCACGTCCTTTATTTCTTCGTCGCGGCTCGTCTTTAGACTCCGCCGTCTAATAAACACGTCTTCCAGATGGGCCTAAATGTAAACCATAAAAATGGTGGTGTGTTCCACcttgaagctgattatttttgctGTCTTCCTCTTGAACTCCTCGCTGTAGAAGAAACCTTAAAGCCCCGCCGTTACCTCCGACTGATacgacgctggagactccttccagaaataaCGTTTGTTAAGGATCCACCGTATTCATTGTACTTTATCGAATGAGACGTTTGTTAATAGTCGTCGGTTCTGAGGAGCGTTCCCCGtgtgtgagctgttactatggcaacaacaacattaagtAATATAAGCCTGTGATTTGCAGCAGGAGTCTATGCCAGGGGAGATggagcaggtacacacacacacacacacacacacacacatgcaatggatcatttagagatgctaatagatgtacaacacatgtctttggactgagggaggaaacttTGGAGaccagcccacacacacacacacacacacacacagggaggcaGAGACAGGAATCGAACCATCACCCCTTGAGCCACTAATCCCTACCATCTACCCCCTCCCTCAACGACAATCTCCCCCCTTCCCCACCCACCATCTACAACCTCCCCTACCCACTATCGAACCCCCTCCCTCACCCACCATCTACCATGTGACCCTCTCATCATACTAAAAACATCCCGGAAAAAGAAACGCACATGGACACAACATGACACGGTCACTTTGGCCTGCACTGGTCTGTAACTCCTTTTACTGTAAGATCCTTCTACTGCTGTGGACAAAACTGACCATCTagaattttctttttgtctgatTGATCTGATCCTAAGCGTCCTTTTCTGATATACATACACAGGCTTGCAGAacattgcactttttttttggcataGACAGTCGCAAAagaaaacacgcacacacacacgcacacacacacacacgcacacagggtGAGCAGGTCAGTCTGTAGGAGCTGGTTCTGGatctggttctggttctggttccGGGTCGGTTATAGTCAGGGCTCTGCTGGTCTGGATGTGGGAGATCTGCAGAACCGGCAGCAGAAGCTGGAAGGCGTTGTGGATGTAGGTTGTGCTGTTCgagccctacacacacacacacacacacacacacacacacacaaggtcatGGTTGAACAGTAAACAGGAGTCTCCATTctcattatattacatataagaTATTCATTTTCAGCAACAGTGtcattattgttttcttttctgaatcAATTCTAGCTTTAAAGCAGCGGTGTGTATTCTCAAGAAGCAACTTAATAATCCTTCCTGCTTACACTCCTGACCGACTGACCACCAGCTCATGCTAGCCTTATTTTAAAGGAGAAGTCTGTTCTGGGTTCATTTCTGGGCTGGAAAAATAATAACCAGTAGACCGGCTTATGTAAAATTTACTGACCGCACCTTTAAGACGAGATTATTATGAACTGTTTGTTCATTCAGTCACAGCTCTAATTGTGTTAAAAACAATTCTGATGCTTAAAAAGAGTTTAAAATCTTTACAGCACACCATAAAGGCTTCAGCAGCTCTAGAGATAAAGGAGGAAATATATTGAGgtcattttttaatcaaacagcTCACAGGGTCACTGAATGAAAGCATGGTTAGGAAAGACGTGGAGTAAGACTGTTAAAGATCATTTTATGGCACTCTATTATGtcttaaataaatgtctttagAATAAAACCGGAGTTATAATTCACAGACTTAATGAGAGAGTTACGAgcgtgttaaaaaaaaaaactcgatacaacactgccccctagtgtCACAGGGAATTACAGCTGAATCTTCAGTACCTCGAGCGTCACGCTGTTCACCAGAGGATTCAGCTCTTCTGCTTTCCTCCGActctaagagagagagagagagagagagagagagagagagagagagagaaaatgactgcgatgaagtgtgtgtgtgtgtgtgtgtgtgtgtgtgtgtttgggatgttCCACACTCACCCCTACAGCCACGAGTGTATCTGTAAATTTGTGAGCCAGACATCCAACCTCCTTACACATAGCACAGGTCAGTCTGACAAGca
This portion of the Hemibagrus wyckioides isolate EC202008001 linkage group LG29, SWU_Hwy_1.0, whole genome shotgun sequence genome encodes:
- the si:dkey-192k22.2 gene encoding uncharacterized protein si:dkey-192k22.2 isoform X2; this encodes MSKATVAKLTVLIFLAFIVCLPEFFPSEVLQVQFLCAPFDPCDPNSGRDHYDSQAYEMHASGGITRPRCEAQNTTNQDAAVKQWFVCETHADLRRLHDNASASENAVEMIITLQIVAPPLPRNVSVNGHFNHSGLYIETQHETVLFSCCVRNESTWQNKDTTSKSSSSTPGIFSAGPSEGKSKSGFNHTHWPNRSHCFAHFKDIQRMSPTTAKPWSVSTIVWLVLVMMVVILVLLGVREQVFKNRYCCQKKVKPVRRPPKLKTFSQRRVKSLGDLPDNVSVLSIEDVELFLEKTPSDYSRDHVTHQRKVSLVSTKKFLHIFQESSRRGLSPIPELSVTENEDEHDEETRSDGAITEEESEVCLDIPLTPASTHSENFTFLHHRSLPSLESYY
- the si:dkey-192k22.2 gene encoding uncharacterized protein si:dkey-192k22.2 isoform X3 → MSKATVAKLTVLIFLAFIVCLPEFFPSEVLQVQFLCAPFDPCDPNSGRDHYDSQAYEMHASGGITRPRCEAQNTTNQDAAVKQWFVCETHADLRRLHDNASASENAVEMIITLQIVAPPLPRNVSVNGHFNHSGLYIETQHETVLFSCCVRNESTWQNKDTTSKSSSSTPGIFSAGPSEGKSKSGFNHTHWPNRSHCFAHFKDIQRMSPTTAKPWSVSTIVWLVLVMMVVILVLLGVREQVFKNRYCCQKKVKPVRRPPKLKTFSQRRVKSLGDLPDNVSVLSIEDVELFLEKTPSDYSRDHVTHQRKVSLVSTKKFLHIFQESSRRGLSPIPELSVTESEVCLDIPLTPASTHSENFTFLHHRSLPSLESYY
- the si:dkey-192k22.2 gene encoding uncharacterized protein si:dkey-192k22.2 isoform X1 encodes the protein MSKATVAKLTVLIFLAFIVCLPEFFPSEVLQVQFLCAPFDPCDPNSGRDHYDSQAYEMHASGGITRPRCEAQNTTNQDAAVKQWFVCETHADLRRLHDNASASENAVEMIITLQIVAPPLPRNVSVNGHFNHSGLYIETQHETVLFSCCVRNESTWQNKDTTSKSSSSTPGIFSAGPSEGKSKSGFNHTHWPNRSHCFAHFKDIQRMSPTTAKPWSVSTIVWLVLVMMVVILVLLGVREQVFKNRYCCQKKVKPVRRPPKLKTFSQRRVKSLGDLPDNVSVLSIEDVELFLEKTPSDYSRDHVTHQRKVSLVSTKKFLHIFQESSRRGLSPIPELSVTEENEDEHDEETRSDGAITEEESEVCLDIPLTPASTHSENFTFLHHRSLPSLESYY